In a single window of the Micromonospora inositola genome:
- a CDS encoding MaoC family dehydratase: protein MELPTQTFQVTRADLVRYAGASGDFNPIHWSDRFATKVGLPGVIGHGMFTMALVGRAVTTWAGAPDAVVDFGVRFTRPVVVPDDDQGTEIEVSAVVKEVTDAGLTRLDVTATCLGEKVLSQARATIRTPR from the coding sequence ATGGAACTGCCCACCCAGACGTTCCAGGTGACCCGCGCGGACCTGGTCCGATACGCGGGCGCCTCCGGCGACTTCAACCCCATCCACTGGAGCGACCGGTTCGCCACCAAGGTCGGCCTGCCGGGGGTGATCGGCCACGGCATGTTCACCATGGCGCTGGTCGGCCGGGCGGTCACCACATGGGCCGGCGCGCCGGACGCGGTGGTCGACTTCGGCGTCCGGTTCACCCGTCCGGTGGTCGTCCCGGACGACGACCAGGGCACCGAGATCGAGGTCTCGGCGGTGGTCAAGGAGGTCACCGATGCGGGCCTGACTAGGCTCGACGTGACCGCGACCTGCCTGGGGGAGAAGGTGCTCTCGCAGGCCCGGGCGACCATCCGGACGCCCCGCTGA
- a CDS encoding MaoC family dehydratase N-terminal domain-containing protein, with protein MSLDPSFVGRTYPPTAPYQVGREKIREFATAIGATDPAHHDPEAARALGHPDVVAPPTFPVVVTMAASRQIIEDPALGVDYSRVVHGDQRFAYTRPVVAGDELVCVNTIEEITSRGGHGFLTTRTDVSTAAGEPVVAVWSKIVVRGEA; from the coding sequence ATGTCCCTGGACCCGTCCTTCGTCGGCCGGACCTATCCGCCGACCGCCCCCTACCAGGTGGGCCGAGAAAAGATCCGCGAGTTCGCCACGGCCATCGGCGCCACCGACCCGGCCCACCACGACCCGGAGGCGGCCCGCGCGCTCGGGCACCCCGACGTGGTCGCGCCACCGACCTTCCCCGTGGTGGTCACCATGGCCGCCAGCCGGCAGATCATCGAGGATCCCGCCCTCGGCGTGGACTACAGCCGGGTGGTCCACGGCGACCAGCGGTTCGCGTACACCCGTCCGGTGGTGGCCGGTGACGAGCTGGTCTGCGTGAACACCATCGAGGAGATCACCAGCCGGGGCGGGCACGGCTTCCTGACCACCCGCACGGACGTGAGCACCGCCGCCGGCGAGCCGGTGGTCGCCGTCTGGTCCAAGATCGTCGTACGCGGGGAGGCCTGA
- the rpmG gene encoding 50S ribosomal protein L33, which produces MAKATDVRPKITLACVECKERNYITRKNRRNDPDRIELKKFCPRDGKHTIHRETR; this is translated from the coding sequence GTGGCGAAGGCGACCGATGTCCGGCCGAAGATCACTTTGGCGTGTGTGGAGTGCAAGGAGCGCAACTACATCACGCGCAAGAACCGCCGTAACGACCCGGACCGCATCGAGCTGAAGAAGTTCTGCCCCCGGGACGGCAAGCACACCATCCACCGCGAGACCCGCTGA
- the rplA gene encoding 50S ribosomal protein L1, with translation MQRSKSYRKAAEVIDRSKLYTPAEAVKLAKETTNVKFDATVEVAMRLGVDPRKADQMVRGTVNLPHGTGKTARVIVFAAGAKAEEAAAAGADEVGADELVARIQGGWLDFDAAIATPDQMAKIGRIARILGPRGLMPNPKTGTVTMDVTKAVADIKGGKITFRVDKHSNLHLILGKASFSESQLIDNYAAVLDEVLRAKPSSAKGKYLKKVVLTTTMGPGVPVDPNVVKNLQETSTEG, from the coding sequence ATGCAGCGCAGCAAGAGCTACCGCAAGGCCGCCGAGGTCATCGACCGGTCGAAGCTCTACACCCCCGCCGAGGCCGTCAAGCTGGCCAAGGAGACCACCAACGTCAAGTTCGACGCCACGGTCGAGGTCGCCATGCGCCTCGGCGTCGACCCCCGCAAGGCGGACCAGATGGTCCGCGGCACGGTCAACCTGCCGCACGGCACCGGTAAGACCGCCCGCGTGATCGTCTTCGCCGCCGGCGCGAAGGCCGAAGAGGCCGCCGCGGCGGGCGCGGACGAGGTGGGCGCCGACGAGCTGGTCGCCCGGATCCAGGGCGGTTGGCTGGACTTCGACGCGGCGATCGCCACGCCTGACCAGATGGCCAAGATCGGCCGGATCGCGCGGATCCTGGGCCCGCGCGGCCTGATGCCGAACCCGAAGACGGGCACGGTGACCATGGACGTCACCAAGGCCGTCGCGGACATCAAGGGCGGTAAGATCACCTTCCGGGTGGACAAGCACTCGAACCTGCACCTGATCCTCGGTAAGGCCTCGTTCTCCGAGTCGCAGCTGATCGACAACTACGCTGCCGTCCTCGACGAGGTGCTGCGGGCCAAGCCGTCCTCGGCCAAGGGCAAGTACCTCAAGAAGGTCGTCCTGACCACCACCATGGGTCCGGGCGTCCCGGTCGACCCGAACGTGGTGAAGAACCTGCAGGAGACCTCGACCGAGGGCTGA
- a CDS encoding putative bifunctional diguanylate cyclase/phosphodiesterase: MATSRPSPRPTTDSAWLITGPLALITVVGLIILSLATPPTAQDALAAPVLLFVLVAAGTQVLQFIVLRQGLSVTLTEIPLVLAFHYLQPVTVVLVAALAALIGQMRRRLTPTKVWFNVAKAGAAATVASLVLLAMRPVEGVGPPTWGVLFLAVSTYTLVTLVAVGGVISLLQGWQAGWQVVRTAAPTLLAAAVNVAIGLVILIVLTSSGWAILLLAAVAVAVAFVYRSYSRFFRQHRTLADLYDLTKAVTQSGQDGTLVDALLGRIRSLMQAEYATLWLPPQGRHPEVLLTARVDDPGLLDFAPGPAAIRQRVLESGQRVAAGRKLGDDRDLPRSGSGPAKDVLVVPLRSGQAVIGTLEIVNRLGDTNHLTSADIPVFETVAAHVAVALENSRLVDRLRHDAYHDALTKLPNRRRITAALDEAVKIWAPGEVVAVLLFDVDGLRQVNESLGHAAGDKVLAEVADRLRASAPSSALVGRPGGDEFLVTLRLENAEAALELAAELREQIRDEMVFDSLTLDVDTAVGVAVHPDHGSDAASLLQRVDLAATAAKSVPGSVQLFNPALESRSLRRLGLAGDLRRALDEGALEVYFQPKVTLRDRRLLGVECLARWEHPTHGTVAPEDFVAVAEHTGQLGRLTEVVLREGLRRSRDWAHAEQPLAVAVNLSARTLTDPHFPDQVRELLDEYGVPPQRLTFEIREAGVLDGTDRPIPTLHRLRDLGVRLSVDDFGTGSSSLAYLRRLPVHEVKVDRSFVQGMATDPGDLAIVNAVVTLSQQFGLAVVAEGVESELTLELLQDIGCEIGQGFLFSRPLPYERLQAWFGAQVEPEAAAEAPRLRVVPDRSATLL; encoded by the coding sequence ATGGCAACGAGTCGACCGTCGCCACGGCCGACGACGGATTCAGCCTGGCTGATCACCGGTCCGCTCGCGCTGATCACCGTCGTCGGCCTCATCATCCTGAGCCTGGCCACCCCGCCGACCGCGCAGGACGCCCTGGCGGCTCCCGTCCTGCTCTTCGTCCTGGTGGCCGCGGGCACCCAGGTCCTCCAGTTCATCGTGCTCCGGCAGGGACTCTCCGTCACGCTGACGGAGATCCCACTTGTGCTGGCCTTCCACTACCTCCAACCGGTCACCGTCGTCCTGGTGGCCGCGCTCGCCGCGCTGATCGGCCAGATGAGACGCCGGCTCACCCCGACCAAGGTGTGGTTCAACGTGGCGAAGGCCGGGGCCGCCGCCACGGTGGCCAGCCTGGTGCTGCTCGCCATGCGGCCGGTCGAGGGCGTCGGGCCGCCGACCTGGGGGGTGCTCTTCCTCGCGGTCAGCACGTACACGCTGGTCACGCTCGTGGCCGTGGGTGGCGTGATCAGCCTGCTTCAGGGGTGGCAGGCCGGGTGGCAGGTGGTCCGGACGGCGGCGCCCACGCTGCTGGCCGCGGCGGTCAACGTCGCCATCGGTCTGGTCATCCTGATCGTGCTCACCAGCAGCGGGTGGGCGATCCTCCTGCTCGCCGCGGTGGCGGTGGCGGTGGCCTTCGTCTACCGGTCCTACTCCCGGTTCTTCCGGCAACACCGCACTCTCGCCGACCTGTACGACCTGACCAAGGCCGTGACCCAGAGCGGCCAGGACGGCACCCTGGTCGACGCGCTGCTCGGCCGGATCCGCAGCCTCATGCAGGCCGAGTACGCCACGCTCTGGCTGCCGCCGCAGGGACGGCATCCGGAGGTGCTGCTGACCGCCCGGGTCGACGATCCCGGCCTGCTCGACTTTGCACCCGGGCCGGCGGCGATCCGGCAGCGGGTGCTCGAGTCGGGTCAGCGCGTGGCTGCCGGGCGGAAGCTCGGCGACGACCGGGATTTGCCCAGGTCCGGCTCGGGCCCCGCCAAGGACGTCCTGGTCGTGCCGCTGCGGTCCGGTCAGGCCGTGATCGGCACCCTGGAGATCGTCAACCGGCTCGGCGACACCAACCATCTCACCTCGGCCGACATCCCCGTCTTCGAGACGGTGGCCGCGCACGTCGCCGTTGCCCTGGAGAATTCCCGCCTGGTCGACCGGCTGCGCCACGACGCGTACCACGACGCGCTGACCAAGCTGCCCAACCGGCGGCGGATCACCGCCGCGCTGGACGAGGCGGTGAAGATCTGGGCACCCGGTGAGGTGGTCGCGGTGCTGCTCTTCGACGTGGACGGGCTGCGCCAGGTCAACGAGTCGCTCGGGCACGCCGCGGGGGACAAGGTCCTGGCCGAGGTGGCCGACCGGCTGCGCGCCTCGGCCCCCTCCTCGGCGCTGGTGGGCCGGCCCGGCGGCGACGAGTTCCTGGTGACGCTGCGGCTGGAGAACGCCGAGGCGGCCCTGGAGCTCGCCGCCGAGCTGCGCGAGCAGATCCGCGACGAGATGGTCTTCGACTCGCTGACCCTCGACGTGGACACCGCCGTCGGGGTGGCCGTACACCCGGATCACGGCAGCGACGCCGCAAGCCTGCTGCAACGGGTCGACCTGGCCGCGACGGCGGCCAAGTCGGTGCCGGGCAGCGTGCAGCTGTTCAACCCGGCGCTGGAGTCCCGGTCGCTGCGCCGCCTCGGCCTCGCCGGCGACCTGCGGCGCGCCCTCGACGAGGGTGCGCTGGAGGTCTACTTCCAGCCGAAGGTGACGTTGCGGGACCGGCGGCTGCTCGGCGTCGAGTGCCTGGCCCGCTGGGAGCATCCGACGCACGGCACGGTCGCCCCGGAGGACTTCGTCGCGGTGGCCGAGCACACCGGCCAGCTCGGCCGGCTCACCGAGGTGGTGCTCCGGGAGGGGCTGCGGCGCAGTCGGGACTGGGCCCACGCCGAGCAGCCGCTCGCCGTCGCGGTCAACCTCTCCGCGCGTACGCTCACCGACCCGCACTTCCCGGACCAGGTACGCGAGCTGCTCGACGAGTACGGCGTGCCGCCGCAGCGGCTCACCTTCGAGATCCGCGAGGCCGGGGTGCTGGACGGCACCGACCGGCCGATACCGACCCTGCACCGGCTGCGTGACCTCGGCGTACGGCTGTCGGTGGACGACTTCGGGACGGGCTCCTCGTCCCTGGCCTACCTGCGCCGGCTGCCGGTGCACGAGGTGAAGGTGGACCGCTCGTTCGTGCAGGGCATGGCGACCGACCCGGGCGACCTGGCGATCGTCAACGCCGTGGTGACGCTCTCCCAGCAGTTCGGCCTCGCGGTGGTCGCCGAGGGGGTGGAGAGCGAGCTGACCCTCGAGCTGCTCCAGGACATCGGCTGCGAGATCGGCCAGGGCTTCCTGTTCAGCCGGCCGCTGCCGTACGAGCGGCTGCAGGCGTGGTTCGGCGCGCAGGTGGAGCCGGAGGCCGCAGCCGAGGCACCCCGGCTGCGGGTGGTCCCGGACCGCTCGGCGACCCTGCTCTGA
- the nusG gene encoding transcription termination/antitermination protein NusG gives MPEYDETAETTDEQSTVATAANDESVEAASEPEFPTTEPAPDEEYDPVAELRQKLRYAPGDWYVVHSYAGYENKVKTNLETRITSLDMEDFIYQVEVPTREEVEVKNGKRSQVQAKVFPGYILVRMELTAESYSCVRNTPGVTGFVGATDRADRPAPLSLDEVLKWLAPAVEAVEKKAKPEVRVLDFEVGDSVTVTDGAFASLPATISEINADQQKLKVLVSIFGRETPVELNFNQVAKI, from the coding sequence GTGCCTGAGTACGACGAGACCGCCGAGACCACGGACGAGCAGTCCACGGTGGCGACGGCGGCCAACGATGAGTCGGTCGAGGCCGCCAGCGAGCCGGAATTCCCGACCACCGAGCCCGCGCCGGACGAGGAGTACGACCCGGTCGCCGAGCTGCGCCAGAAGCTGCGCTACGCGCCCGGCGACTGGTACGTGGTGCACTCCTACGCCGGCTACGAGAACAAGGTCAAGACCAACCTCGAGACCCGGATCACCTCCCTCGACATGGAGGACTTCATCTACCAGGTCGAGGTGCCGACCCGGGAAGAGGTCGAGGTCAAGAACGGCAAGCGGTCCCAGGTCCAGGCGAAGGTCTTCCCGGGCTACATCCTGGTCCGGATGGAGCTGACCGCCGAGTCCTACTCCTGCGTCCGGAACACCCCGGGGGTCACCGGCTTCGTGGGGGCGACGGACCGGGCCGACCGGCCGGCGCCGCTGAGCCTCGACGAGGTGCTGAAGTGGCTGGCTCCGGCGGTCGAGGCCGTGGAGAAGAAGGCCAAGCCCGAGGTCAGGGTCCTCGACTTCGAGGTCGGCGACTCGGTCACCGTCACCGACGGCGCCTTCGCCTCGCTGCCGGCCACGATCAGTGAGATCAACGCCGACCAGCAGAAGCTCAAGGTGCTGGTGTCGATCTTCGGCCGGGAGACGCCGGTCGAGCTGAACTTCAACCAGGTCGCCAAGATCTGA
- the rplK gene encoding 50S ribosomal protein L11: MPPKKKLVKTFTLQLPAGQATPAPPVGPALGQHGVNIMEFCKSYNAQTESQRGDIVPAEISVYEDRTFTFVLKTPPAARLLIKAAGVQKGSGVPHTEKVGSVTRAQLREIAEKKMADLNANDIDQAEKIIAGTARSMGLTVSD, encoded by the coding sequence ATGCCTCCGAAGAAGAAGCTCGTCAAGACGTTCACGCTTCAGCTGCCGGCGGGCCAGGCCACGCCGGCGCCGCCGGTCGGCCCCGCGCTCGGCCAGCACGGCGTGAACATCATGGAGTTCTGCAAGTCCTACAACGCGCAGACCGAGTCCCAGCGGGGCGACATCGTCCCCGCCGAGATCAGCGTGTACGAGGACCGGACCTTCACCTTCGTCCTGAAGACCCCGCCCGCCGCCCGGCTGCTGATCAAGGCCGCCGGTGTGCAGAAGGGCTCGGGCGTCCCGCACACGGAGAAGGTCGGTTCCGTGACCCGCGCCCAGCTGCGCGAGATCGCCGAGAAGAAGATGGCCGACCTCAACGCCAACGACATCGACCAGGCTGAGAAGATCATCGCCGGCACCGCCCGGTCGATGGGTCTGACCGTCTCCGACTGA
- the secE gene encoding preprotein translocase subunit SecE, translated as MAESKRRGEDAGDERLREDAVVDDVADDDATEADEPVSRGGTATRARARAESADGRKTRKDTDRVGLFARIARFFREVVAELRKVIWPTRKELLTYTAVVVTFVAVMLTIVGLLDFAFAKGVLWVFGNPS; from the coding sequence GTGGCCGAGAGCAAGCGGCGCGGCGAGGACGCCGGCGACGAGCGTCTGCGCGAAGACGCGGTCGTCGACGACGTGGCCGACGACGACGCCACCGAGGCGGACGAGCCGGTCTCCCGGGGCGGTACCGCGACCCGCGCGCGGGCCCGGGCCGAGTCGGCCGACGGTCGGAAGACCCGCAAGGACACCGACCGGGTGGGCCTGTTCGCCCGCATCGCGCGGTTCTTCCGCGAGGTCGTGGCCGAGCTGCGTAAGGTCATCTGGCCGACGCGCAAGGAGTTGCTGACCTACACCGCCGTGGTGGTCACCTTCGTCGCGGTGATGCTGACGATCGTGGGCCTTCTCGACTTCGCGTTCGCGAAGGGCGTGCTGTGGGTCTTCGGCAACCCCAGCTGA